A genomic region of Glycine max cultivar Williams 82 chromosome 15, Glycine_max_v4.0, whole genome shotgun sequence contains the following coding sequences:
- the LOC100804242 gene encoding ubiquitin receptor RAD23b isoform X2 — protein MSPQPVLQELGKQNLSLSRLIQEHHGEFLQLINDPVEGSEGDIFDQPEQDMPHAINVTPAEQEAIGRLEAMGFDRASVIEACDRDEQLAANYLLENAGDFED, from the exons ATGTCTCCACAG CCTGTACTTCAGGAACTTGGAAAGCAGAATCTTAGTCTCTCAAGACTTATTCAAGAGCATCATGGTGAATTTCTCCAGTTGATTAACGATCCTGTTGAGGGTTCTGAAGG tGATATATTTGATCAACCTGAGCAAGATATGCCTCATGCTATCAATGTGACGCCAGCGGAGCAGGAGGCAATTGGAAGG CTTGAGGCTATGGGATTTGATAGAGCCTCAGTCATCGAGGCATGTGACCGTGACGAGCAATTGGCAGCCAACTACTTACTGGAAAATGCTGGAGATTTTGAGGATTAA
- the LOC100804242 gene encoding ubiquitin receptor RAD23b isoform X1 — protein MVQSNPQILQPVLQELGKQNLSLSRLIQEHHGEFLQLINDPVEGSEGDIFDQPEQDMPHAINVTPAEQEAIGRLEAMGFDRASVIEACDRDEQLAANYLLENAGDFED, from the exons ATGGTGCAATCCAATCCACAAATTCTGCAG CCTGTACTTCAGGAACTTGGAAAGCAGAATCTTAGTCTCTCAAGACTTATTCAAGAGCATCATGGTGAATTTCTCCAGTTGATTAACGATCCTGTTGAGGGTTCTGAAGG tGATATATTTGATCAACCTGAGCAAGATATGCCTCATGCTATCAATGTGACGCCAGCGGAGCAGGAGGCAATTGGAAGG CTTGAGGCTATGGGATTTGATAGAGCCTCAGTCATCGAGGCATGTGACCGTGACGAGCAATTGGCAGCCAACTACTTACTGGAAAATGCTGGAGATTTTGAGGATTAA
- the LOC100796267 gene encoding protein FAR1-RELATED SEQUENCE 6 isoform X3 — MIKFRLMDSTRWRIIEVELDHNHLINPTSGKFYKSHKHIPLGTKRTFHLDDDHDHHHHLDAAAAQQVHKITMFRTVIVDAQDEGESQNALYSNQLKLNKGDSQAILNFFSHQQLADPHFFYVVDVNERGCLRNLFWADAKSRVAYTYFGDVVAIDTACLTAEFQVPLVLFLGINHHKQSILFGCGLLAGDTIESYTWLFRAWLTCILGRPPQVIITNQCGILQTVVADVFPRSTHCLCLFNIMQKIPEKLGVCIDYEATNAALSRAVYSSLMAEEFEATWEDMMKSNETRDNKWLQSLYEDRKRWAPVYLKEIFLAGMLPIQPSDVASFFFDGYLNEQTSLKEFLEKYDQILQTKRQLEALADLDSKSSSFEPKSRSYFVLQVSKLYTNEILRMFEREVEGMFSCFNSRQINADGPVVTYIVQEQVEVEGNQRDARDYKVCYNEAEMEVLCICGLFNFRGYLCRHALFILSQNGIKEIPAQYILSRWRKDMKRSNVDDHNGGGIHISNPVHRYDHLYRQVVKVVEEGKKSHDHYRTAVHALENILSKLHLVNVEDPNIMYKY; from the coding sequence ATGATCAAGTTCAGGTTGATGGACTCCACTAGATGGAGAATTATTGAAGTTGAGCTTGACCACAATCACTTGATTAACCccaccagtggaaagttttacAAGTCTCATAAGCATATTCCTCTTGGGACCAAAAGAACCTTCCACTTAGACGACGACCatgaccaccaccaccacttagATGCAGCTGCTGCTCAACAGGTTCACAAAATTACCATGTTTCGAACTGTCATAGTCGATGCTCAGGATGAAGGGGAATCCCAAAACGCCCTCTATTCCAATCAGTTGAAGCTGAACAAAGGCGATTCTCAAgccattcttaatttttttagtcaccAGCAATTGGCAGATCCACACTTCTTCTATGTGGTGGATGTCAATGAGAGGGGATGCTTGCGGAATTTGTTCTGGGCCGATGCAAAGTCCAGAGTggcatacacttattttggtGATGTTGTAGCAATTGATACTGCGTGTTTGACAGCTGAATTTCAAGTTCCACTGGTTCTGTTCCTTGGGATAAACCACCATAAGCAATCCATCTTGTTTGGTTGTGGATTGCTTGCTGGTGACACCATTGAATCATATACATGGCTGTTCAGGGCGTGGCTTACGTGTATCTTAGGACGCCCCCCACAAGTTATCATTACCAACCAATGTGGAATCTTGCAAACTGTGGTTGCCGATGTCTTTCCAAGATCTACACACTGCCTTTGCTTGTTTAATATAATGCAAAAAATTCCAGAAAAACTgggagtctgcattgattatgaAGCAACCAATGCAGCTTTGAGCAGAGCAGTTTATTCCTCTCTGATGGCCGAGGAATTTGAAGCAACTTGGGAGGACATGATGAAAAGCAATGAAACTAGAGACAATAAATGGCTTCAATCTTTATATGAAGATCGGAAACGGTGGGCTCCAGTTTATCTGAAGGAAATCTTCTTGGCAGGAATGCTTCCAATTCAACCAAGTGATGTTGCATCATTTTTCTTTGACGGGTACCTCAATGAACAAACTTCTCTAAaagaatttttagaaaaatatgatCAGATTTTACAGACAAAGCGACAACTTGAGGCTTTGGCAGATTTGGACTCAAAATCTTctagctttgagccaaaatcaagGTCTTACTTTGTCTTGCAGGTTTCAAAGTTATACACCAATGAAATATTAAGAATGTTTGAAAGGGAAGTGGAAGGGATGTTTTCTTGCTTTAACTCCAGACAGATAAATGCTGATGGCCCAGTCGTCACATACATTGTCCAGGAACAAGTTGAAGTTGAGGGAAATCAGAGAGATGCAAGAGATTACAAGGTGTGTTATAATGAAGCTGAAATGGAGGTCCTTTGCATCTGTGGTTTGTTCAATTTCAGAGGTTACTTGTGTAGGCATGCTTTATTTATCTTAAGCCAAAATGGGATAAAAGAGATCCCAGCTCAGTACATTCTTTCACGATGGAGAAAAGATATGAAGCGTAGCAATGTTGATGATCACAACGGTGGTGGCATTCATATTAGTAATCCAGTTCATAGGTATGACCATTTATACAGACAGGTTGTGAAGGTTGTAGAGGAAGGTAAGAAATCTCATGATCATTACAGGACTGCGGTACATGCATTGGAGAATATATTGAGCAAGCTTCATCTTGTTAACGTTGAGGATCCCAATATAATGTACAAGTATTGA
- the LOC100796267 gene encoding protein FAR1-RELATED SEQUENCE 6 isoform X1 translates to MDKVCLNSEAVPVAPAVGMEFDSYDDVYYFYNWYAKEQGFGVRVTNTWYRKTKERYRAKLSCSSAGFKKRTEANRPRPETRTGCPAMIKFRLMDSTRWRIIEVELDHNHLINPTSGKFYKSHKHIPLGTKRTFHLDDDHDHHHHLDAAAAQQVHKITMFRTVIVDAQDEGESQNALYSNQLKLNKGDSQAILNFFSHQQLADPHFFYVVDVNERGCLRNLFWADAKSRVAYTYFGDVVAIDTACLTAEFQVPLVLFLGINHHKQSILFGCGLLAGDTIESYTWLFRAWLTCILGRPPQVIITNQCGILQTVVADVFPRSTHCLCLFNIMQKIPEKLGVCIDYEATNAALSRAVYSSLMAEEFEATWEDMMKSNETRDNKWLQSLYEDRKRWAPVYLKEIFLAGMLPIQPSDVASFFFDGYLNEQTSLKEFLEKYDQILQTKRQLEALADLDSKSSSFEPKSRSYFVLQVSKLYTNEILRMFEREVEGMFSCFNSRQINADGPVVTYIVQEQVEVEGNQRDARDYKVCYNEAEMEVLCICGLFNFRGYLCRHALFILSQNGIKEIPAQYILSRWRKDMKRSNVDDHNGGGIHISNPVHRYDHLYRQVVKVVEEGKKSHDHYRTAVHALENILSKLHLVNVEDPNIMYKY, encoded by the coding sequence ATGGATAAAGTGTGTCTGAACAGTGAGGCTGTCCCTGTTGCTCCTGCTGTTGGAATGGAATTTGACAGCTACGATGATGTCTATTACTTCTATAATTGGTACGCCAAGGAACAGGGTTTTGGGGTTAGGGTCACTAATACCTGGTACCGCAAGACCAAGGAACGTTACAGAGCCAAACTTAGCTGCAGCAGTGCTGGCTTCAAGAAAAGAACTGAAGCCAATCGCCCCAGACCCGAAACCAGAACAGGTTGTCCTGCTATGATCAAGTTCAGGTTGATGGACTCCACTAGATGGAGAATTATTGAAGTTGAGCTTGACCACAATCACTTGATTAACCccaccagtggaaagttttacAAGTCTCATAAGCATATTCCTCTTGGGACCAAAAGAACCTTCCACTTAGACGACGACCatgaccaccaccaccacttagATGCAGCTGCTGCTCAACAGGTTCACAAAATTACCATGTTTCGAACTGTCATAGTCGATGCTCAGGATGAAGGGGAATCCCAAAACGCCCTCTATTCCAATCAGTTGAAGCTGAACAAAGGCGATTCTCAAgccattcttaatttttttagtcaccAGCAATTGGCAGATCCACACTTCTTCTATGTGGTGGATGTCAATGAGAGGGGATGCTTGCGGAATTTGTTCTGGGCCGATGCAAAGTCCAGAGTggcatacacttattttggtGATGTTGTAGCAATTGATACTGCGTGTTTGACAGCTGAATTTCAAGTTCCACTGGTTCTGTTCCTTGGGATAAACCACCATAAGCAATCCATCTTGTTTGGTTGTGGATTGCTTGCTGGTGACACCATTGAATCATATACATGGCTGTTCAGGGCGTGGCTTACGTGTATCTTAGGACGCCCCCCACAAGTTATCATTACCAACCAATGTGGAATCTTGCAAACTGTGGTTGCCGATGTCTTTCCAAGATCTACACACTGCCTTTGCTTGTTTAATATAATGCAAAAAATTCCAGAAAAACTgggagtctgcattgattatgaAGCAACCAATGCAGCTTTGAGCAGAGCAGTTTATTCCTCTCTGATGGCCGAGGAATTTGAAGCAACTTGGGAGGACATGATGAAAAGCAATGAAACTAGAGACAATAAATGGCTTCAATCTTTATATGAAGATCGGAAACGGTGGGCTCCAGTTTATCTGAAGGAAATCTTCTTGGCAGGAATGCTTCCAATTCAACCAAGTGATGTTGCATCATTTTTCTTTGACGGGTACCTCAATGAACAAACTTCTCTAAaagaatttttagaaaaatatgatCAGATTTTACAGACAAAGCGACAACTTGAGGCTTTGGCAGATTTGGACTCAAAATCTTctagctttgagccaaaatcaagGTCTTACTTTGTCTTGCAGGTTTCAAAGTTATACACCAATGAAATATTAAGAATGTTTGAAAGGGAAGTGGAAGGGATGTTTTCTTGCTTTAACTCCAGACAGATAAATGCTGATGGCCCAGTCGTCACATACATTGTCCAGGAACAAGTTGAAGTTGAGGGAAATCAGAGAGATGCAAGAGATTACAAGGTGTGTTATAATGAAGCTGAAATGGAGGTCCTTTGCATCTGTGGTTTGTTCAATTTCAGAGGTTACTTGTGTAGGCATGCTTTATTTATCTTAAGCCAAAATGGGATAAAAGAGATCCCAGCTCAGTACATTCTTTCACGATGGAGAAAAGATATGAAGCGTAGCAATGTTGATGATCACAACGGTGGTGGCATTCATATTAGTAATCCAGTTCATAGGTATGACCATTTATACAGACAGGTTGTGAAGGTTGTAGAGGAAGGTAAGAAATCTCATGATCATTACAGGACTGCGGTACATGCATTGGAGAATATATTGAGCAAGCTTCATCTTGTTAACGTTGAGGATCCCAATATAATGTACAAGTATTGA
- the LOC100796267 gene encoding protein FAR1-RELATED SEQUENCE 6 isoform X2, translating into MEFDSYDDVYYFYNWYAKEQGFGVRVTNTWYRKTKERYRAKLSCSSAGFKKRTEANRPRPETRTGCPAMIKFRLMDSTRWRIIEVELDHNHLINPTSGKFYKSHKHIPLGTKRTFHLDDDHDHHHHLDAAAAQQVHKITMFRTVIVDAQDEGESQNALYSNQLKLNKGDSQAILNFFSHQQLADPHFFYVVDVNERGCLRNLFWADAKSRVAYTYFGDVVAIDTACLTAEFQVPLVLFLGINHHKQSILFGCGLLAGDTIESYTWLFRAWLTCILGRPPQVIITNQCGILQTVVADVFPRSTHCLCLFNIMQKIPEKLGVCIDYEATNAALSRAVYSSLMAEEFEATWEDMMKSNETRDNKWLQSLYEDRKRWAPVYLKEIFLAGMLPIQPSDVASFFFDGYLNEQTSLKEFLEKYDQILQTKRQLEALADLDSKSSSFEPKSRSYFVLQVSKLYTNEILRMFEREVEGMFSCFNSRQINADGPVVTYIVQEQVEVEGNQRDARDYKVCYNEAEMEVLCICGLFNFRGYLCRHALFILSQNGIKEIPAQYILSRWRKDMKRSNVDDHNGGGIHISNPVHRYDHLYRQVVKVVEEGKKSHDHYRTAVHALENILSKLHLVNVEDPNIMYKY; encoded by the coding sequence ATGGAATTTGACAGCTACGATGATGTCTATTACTTCTATAATTGGTACGCCAAGGAACAGGGTTTTGGGGTTAGGGTCACTAATACCTGGTACCGCAAGACCAAGGAACGTTACAGAGCCAAACTTAGCTGCAGCAGTGCTGGCTTCAAGAAAAGAACTGAAGCCAATCGCCCCAGACCCGAAACCAGAACAGGTTGTCCTGCTATGATCAAGTTCAGGTTGATGGACTCCACTAGATGGAGAATTATTGAAGTTGAGCTTGACCACAATCACTTGATTAACCccaccagtggaaagttttacAAGTCTCATAAGCATATTCCTCTTGGGACCAAAAGAACCTTCCACTTAGACGACGACCatgaccaccaccaccacttagATGCAGCTGCTGCTCAACAGGTTCACAAAATTACCATGTTTCGAACTGTCATAGTCGATGCTCAGGATGAAGGGGAATCCCAAAACGCCCTCTATTCCAATCAGTTGAAGCTGAACAAAGGCGATTCTCAAgccattcttaatttttttagtcaccAGCAATTGGCAGATCCACACTTCTTCTATGTGGTGGATGTCAATGAGAGGGGATGCTTGCGGAATTTGTTCTGGGCCGATGCAAAGTCCAGAGTggcatacacttattttggtGATGTTGTAGCAATTGATACTGCGTGTTTGACAGCTGAATTTCAAGTTCCACTGGTTCTGTTCCTTGGGATAAACCACCATAAGCAATCCATCTTGTTTGGTTGTGGATTGCTTGCTGGTGACACCATTGAATCATATACATGGCTGTTCAGGGCGTGGCTTACGTGTATCTTAGGACGCCCCCCACAAGTTATCATTACCAACCAATGTGGAATCTTGCAAACTGTGGTTGCCGATGTCTTTCCAAGATCTACACACTGCCTTTGCTTGTTTAATATAATGCAAAAAATTCCAGAAAAACTgggagtctgcattgattatgaAGCAACCAATGCAGCTTTGAGCAGAGCAGTTTATTCCTCTCTGATGGCCGAGGAATTTGAAGCAACTTGGGAGGACATGATGAAAAGCAATGAAACTAGAGACAATAAATGGCTTCAATCTTTATATGAAGATCGGAAACGGTGGGCTCCAGTTTATCTGAAGGAAATCTTCTTGGCAGGAATGCTTCCAATTCAACCAAGTGATGTTGCATCATTTTTCTTTGACGGGTACCTCAATGAACAAACTTCTCTAAaagaatttttagaaaaatatgatCAGATTTTACAGACAAAGCGACAACTTGAGGCTTTGGCAGATTTGGACTCAAAATCTTctagctttgagccaaaatcaagGTCTTACTTTGTCTTGCAGGTTTCAAAGTTATACACCAATGAAATATTAAGAATGTTTGAAAGGGAAGTGGAAGGGATGTTTTCTTGCTTTAACTCCAGACAGATAAATGCTGATGGCCCAGTCGTCACATACATTGTCCAGGAACAAGTTGAAGTTGAGGGAAATCAGAGAGATGCAAGAGATTACAAGGTGTGTTATAATGAAGCTGAAATGGAGGTCCTTTGCATCTGTGGTTTGTTCAATTTCAGAGGTTACTTGTGTAGGCATGCTTTATTTATCTTAAGCCAAAATGGGATAAAAGAGATCCCAGCTCAGTACATTCTTTCACGATGGAGAAAAGATATGAAGCGTAGCAATGTTGATGATCACAACGGTGGTGGCATTCATATTAGTAATCCAGTTCATAGGTATGACCATTTATACAGACAGGTTGTGAAGGTTGTAGAGGAAGGTAAGAAATCTCATGATCATTACAGGACTGCGGTACATGCATTGGAGAATATATTGAGCAAGCTTCATCTTGTTAACGTTGAGGATCCCAATATAATGTACAAGTATTGA
- the LOC100814223 gene encoding ent-kaurene oxidase, which produces MESLTLSVTVAVVAFSILLFLLLLTRRHAGVGAGAGAGSLPPVPAVPGLPVIGNLLQLKEKKPYKTFTHMTHKHGPIYSIRTGASTLIVLNSPHLAKEAMVTRFSSISTRKLSNALKILSSDKCMVATSDYNEFHKTVKRHILTNLSGANAQKRHRIRREAMMENILSQFSEHIKTFSDLAANFRKIFATQLFGLALKQALGSNVETIYVEELGSTLSKEDIYKILVVDISEGAIEVDWRDFFPYLKWIPNRRMEMKIQNLHVRRKAVMKALMNEQKNRMASGKKVHCYFDYLVSEAKELTEDQISMLIWETIIGTSDTTLVTTEWAMYELAKDKTRQDRLYEELQYVCGHENVIEDQLSKLPYLGAVFHETLRKHSPAPMVPPRYVHEDTQLGGYHIPAGSEIAINIYGCNMDSNRWENPYEWMPERFLDEKYDPVDLFKTMAFGAGKRVCAGSLQAMLIACTAIGRLVQEFEWELGQGEEENVNTQCFTTRKLHPLLVKLKPRIK; this is translated from the exons ATGGAGTCCCTCACCCTTTCAGTTACTGTAGCCGTAGTTGCTTTTTCTATCCTCTTGTTCCTCCTGCTACTCACTAGAAGACATGCGGGAGTCGGAGCCGGAGCCGGAGCCGGATCACTTCCCCCAGTACCAG CGGTTCCAGGATTACCAGTGATAGGGAATCTTCTGCAATTGAAGGAGAAGAAACCTTACAAGACCTTCACACATATGACTCACAAACATGGGCCCATCTATTCCATCCGAACCGGTGCTTCCACTCTCATTGTTCTCAACTCTCCCCACCTTGCTAAGGAG GCAATGGTCACCAGATTTTCATCAATTTCAACAAGGAAGCTATCCAATGCACTCAAGATTCTCTCTTCTGATAAATGTATGGTTGCCACTAGTGACTACAATGAATTTCACAAAACGGTCAAAAGACATATTCTTACTAACCTCTCAGGAGCCAATGCACAG aAGCGACACCGTATCCGCAGAGAAGCCATGATGGAAAATATTTTGAGCCAGTTTAGTGAACATATCAAGACCTTCTCTGATTTGGCAGCTAATTTTAGGAAAATATTCGCTACTCAACTATTTGGATTAGCACTGAAGCAA GCTCTGGGAAGTAATGTAGAGACCATTTATGTGGAGGAACTTGGGAGTACATTATCAAAAGAGGACATATATAAGATTCTAGTGGTCGATATATCGGAGGGTGCAATTGAGGTGGATTGGCGAGATTTCTTTCCATACCTGAAGTGGATTCCAAATAGGAGGATGGAGATGAAAATTCAGAATCTGCATGTGCGCAGAAAAGCTGTCATGAAGGCCTTGATGAATGAGCAGAAGAACAGAATGGCTTCAGGAAAG AAAGTACATTGCTATTTTGACTACCTGGTGTCGGAAGCTAAAGAACTGACTGAAGATCAAATTTCCATGCTAATCTGGGAAACCATTATTGGGACATCTGATACTACATTAGTTACAACTGAATGGGCTATGTATGAACTTGCCAAAGACAAAACACGTCag GACCGTCTTTATGAGGAGCTCCAATATGTATGTGGACATGAAAATGTTATAGAAGACCAATTATCTAAGCTACCTTACTTGGGGGCAGTATTCCATGAAACTTTAAGGAAGCATAGTCCAGCTCCCATGGTTCCACCAAGATATGTTCATGAAGACACACAATTGGGAGGATATCATATTCCTGCAGGAAGCGAG ATCGCAATAAATATATACGGATGCAACATGGACAGCAATCGGTGGGAAAATCCTTATGAGTGGATGCCTGAGAGGTTTCTTGATGAGAAATATGACCCCGTGGATTTATTCAAGACGATGGCCTTTGGAGCAGGGAAGAGGGTGTGTGCAGGCTCTCTTCAGGCCATGTTGATAGCTTGCACTGCAATTGGAAGATTGGTTCAGGAATTTGAGTGGGAACTCGGACAAGGGGAGGAAGAGAATGTCAATACACAGTGCTTTACCACCCGCAAGCTCCATCCACTGCTAGTAAAACTCAAGCCAAGAATCAAGTAA
- the LOC100804768 gene encoding aspartyl protease family protein At5g10770 produces MAASTPYSLFLLSLYLVIGIASGVQTKTFHLQRKLQHGTPECLLPQSRKEKGAIILEMKDRGECSESERKGDWVEKQLVLDGLHVRSIQNHIRKRTSSSQIADSSETQVPLTSGIKFQTLNYIVTMGLGSQNMSVIVDTGSDLTWVQCEPCRSCYNQNGPLFKPSTSPSYQPILCNSTTCQSLELGACGSDPSTSATCDYVVNYGDGSYTSGELGIEKLGFGGISVSNFVFGCGRNNKGLFGGASGLMGLGRSELSMISQTNATFGGVFSYCLPSTDQAGASGSLVMGNQSGVFKNVTPIAYTRMLPNLQLSNFYILNLTGIDVGGVSLHVQASSFGNGGVILDSGTVISRLAPSVYKALKAKFLEQFSGFPSAPGFSILDTCFNLTGYDQVNIPTISMYFEGNAELNVDATGIFYLVKEDASRVCLALASLSDEYEMGIIGNYQQRNQRVLYDAKLSQVGFAKEPCTFT; encoded by the exons ATGGCCGCTTCAACGCCAtactctctcttccttctttctctttacCTCGTCATTGGCATTGCCAGTGGCGTTCAAACCAAGACCTTCCACTTGCAGAGGAAACTGCAGCATGGCACCCCGGAGTGCCTCCTCCCCCAATCAA GAAAGGAGAAAGGCGCTATTATACTGGAAATGAAGGACAGAGGTGAGTGCTCAGAGTCAGAGAGAAAAGGTGATTGGGTTGAGAAACAGTTGGTACTGGATGGTCTCCACGTTCGTTCAATTCAAAATCACATTCGAAAAAGGACCTCTAGTAGCCAAATTGCAGATTCCTCGGAAACCCAAGTTCCATTAACTTCTGGCATAAAATTCCAAACTCTAAACTACATTGTGACAATGGGATTGGGTAGCCAGAACATGAGCGTGATAGTAGACACTGGAAGCGACTTGACATGGGTCCAATGCGAGCCTTGCCGGTCATGTTATAATCAAAACGGACCTTTGTTCAAACCTTCTACTTCCCCTTCCTATCAACCAATTCTGTGCAACTCAACAACCTGTCAGTCTCTCGAATTAGGAGCATGTGGCAGTGATCCATCAACATCTGCAACTTGTGACTATGTGGTTAACTATGGTGATGGATCATATACTAGTGGGGAGCTGGGGATTGAGAAGCTGGGTTTTGGAGGCATTTCAGTGAGTAATTTTGTGTTTGGTTGTGGAAGGAACAACAAAGGTCTCTTTGGAGGAGCCTCAGGGCTTATGGGGTTGGGAAGAAGTGAGCTCTCAATGATCTCTCAAACCAATGCTACATTTGGAGGAGTTTTTTCTTACTGCTTACCTTCAACTGATCAAGCTGGAGCTTCAGGCTCGTTGGTTATGGGTAATCAGTCTGGAGTATTCAAAAATGTTACTCCCATTGCCTACACCAGGATGCTTCCTAATCTTCAGCTGTCCAACTTTTATATACTGAATCTCACTGGCATAGATGTGGGTGGTGTGAGTCTGCATGTGCAAGCTTCAAGTTTTGGAAATGGTGGGGTAATACTTGATTCCGGGACAGTAATCTCAAGACTGGCTCCATCTGTGTACAAGGCTCTGAAGGCAAAGTTCTTGGAACAGTTTTCTGGTTTCCCTTCAGCACCGGGCTTTTCAATTTTGGATACCTGCTTTAATCTCACTGGATATGACCAAGTAAACATACCTACCATCAGCATGTATTTTGAGGGCAATGCTGAGCTGAATGTGGATGCAACTGGCATATTCTATTTAGTTAAAGAGGATGCTTCGCGGGTTTGTTTGGCGCTTGCTAGTCTTTCTGATGAGTATGAAATGGGGATCATTGGAAACTATCAGCAGAGGAACCAAAGGGTGTTATATGATGCCAAACTCTCTCAGGTAGGATTTGCTAAAGAGCCTTGCACCTTCACTTGA